The Triticum aestivum cultivar Chinese Spring chromosome 7B, IWGSC CS RefSeq v2.1, whole genome shotgun sequence genome window below encodes:
- the LOC123156754 gene encoding E3 ubiquitin-protein ligase UPL5, translating to MLYTRDIVLLVKKFLAGAKATNQRQAGTAVEYLDVLLRSGVIGVLVRLYSSGSMPHHLRANSAITCLLYPEISGILPRLEVCFLPLWLELCRLIPAASGKGRSDQLYEKCRHRLAAVLSLFERTPSLRMPKMPQEWLIEQLIPIAKDATEVIIRYMAAGWAAPDDKLFVFRVFFALMCYFRRREVYAQRTDGPVGAVLSRTAMYLLISVDAFMTRLEGASPRSSLATKEQHQQDATHNILPGLATLEQHQQDMVDSIWVVLGQLDMWSVTDRHFAGAIRATCTAHAAYLNALVLGTSADRSRCKDIGRIVVKHKDLLGFEVRMHFARAMLPEMDATSSALMLFDDEPHALEMLIDRSQLLTDSLRYVSEAASHVLHGRLFVEFLDEEAIGEGVAREWISLVCRALFDPRHGLFSPCPRDRRRFFLNRASGADPLQLKYYDFAGRMIGLALMHNVPVGVRFDRTLFFQLAGRPLTLDDVADADPSTHASCKKILEMDPDLVDSDALGLTFAWEVGVFGSGDVIDLLPGGRDIAVDSKNRGQYIDLLIQSLFMASTKEQLTHFAKGFSYMLVKPELRKLFFLSLHLEDLDSMLGGRIGTIDVQEWKEYTRYDGGYTQQDDQINWFWEAVTSMMVEEQRRLLFFWTSVEYLPFDGFRGLDLGSGLVISKASSKISEHLPSSSTCIYQLNLPMYTSFAMMLSRLQKITQEHVSNSFGEI from the exons ATGCTTTACACCAGAGACATCGTCCTGCTCGTCAAGAAGTTCCTCGCCGGCGCCAAAGCCACCAACCAGAGACAAGCAGGGACGGCCGTGGAGTACCTCGACGTCCTCCTCCGCAGCGGAGTCATCGGGGTTCTGGTCCGCCTCTACTCCTCCGGCTCTATGCCGCATCACTTGAGAGCCAATTCGGCGATCACCTGCCTCCTGTATCCGGAGATAAGCGGCATACTACCTCGCCTTGAGGTGTGCTTTCTCCCACTCTGGTTGGAGTTGTGTCGGTTGATACCCGCCGCCTCCGGCAAAGGCAGAAGCGACCAGCTCTACGAGAAGTGCAGGCACAGGCTGGCGGCAGTGCTCTCTTTGTTCGAGCGGACGCCGTCGCTACGCATGCCGAAGATGCCTCAAGAGTGGTTGATCGAGCAGTTAATACCAATTGCCAAAGACGCGACGGAGGTGATCATTCGCTACATGGCAGCAGGGTGGGCGGCCCCGGATGACAAGCTCTTTGTGTTCAGAGTATTCTTTGCACTGATGTGCTACTTCCGGCGCCGGGAGGTTTACGCACAACGCACGGACGGTCCTGTGGGAGCGGTGCTGTCCCGGACGGCGATGTACCTGCTGATTTCGGTCGACGCATTCATGACGAGGTTGGAGGGAGCCTCGCCGAGGTCGAGTTTGGCGACCAAGGAGCAACACCAGCAGGACGCGACTCACAACATCTTGCCGGGTTTGGCGACCTTGGAGCAGCACCAGCAGGATATGGTTGACAGCATCTGGGTGGTGCTCGGCCAACTGGATATGTGGTCTGTGACGGACCGCCACTTCGCCGGCGCCATCCGGGCCACCTGCACGGCGCACGCGGCGTACCTGAATGCGCTCGTGCTCGGCACCAGCGCCGACAGGAGCCGGTGCAAGGACATCGGCCGGATTGTCGTCAAGCACAAGGACCTCCTCGGGTTCGAGGTGCGGATGCATTTCGCCAGAGCGATGCTGCCGGAAATGGACGCAACGTCGTCGGCGCTCATGCTGTTTGACGATGAGCCTCATGCGCTCGAGATGCTCATTGATCGGTCGCAGCTGCTGACCGACTCCCTCAGATATGTCTCCGAGGCGGCGAGCCACGTGCTCCATGGTCGCCTGTTCGTGGAGTTCCTGGACGAGGAGGCCATTGGCGAGGGGGTAGCAAGGGAGTGGATCTCCCTGGTGTGCCGCGCGCTGTTCGACCCGCGGCACGGCCTCTTCTCGCCCTGTCCGCGTGACCGGCGAAGGTTCTTCCTGAATCGAG CATCTGGAGCGGATCCACTGCAACTGAAGTACTACGATTTTGCGGGACGGATGATCGGACTGGCCCTGATGCACAACGTCCCGGTGGGGGTTCGGTTTGACCGGACGCTCTTCTTTCAGCTAGCCGGGAGGCCTCTCACCCTGGACGACGTTGCAGACGCAGACCCAAGCACGCATGCAAGCTGCAAGAAAATCCTAGAGATGGATCCTGATCTCGTCGATTCAGACGCGCTGGGTCTCACATTTGCGTGGGAAGTTGGGGTATTTGGCTCAGGGGATGTCATCGATCTCCTTCCGGGAGGGAGAGATATCGCTGTCGATAGCAAGAACAGAGGCCAGTACATCGATCTGCTGATCCAAAGTCTCTTCATGGCCAGCACCAAAGAACAACTAACTCATTTCGCTAAGGGGTTTTCCTACATGCTCGTAAAGCCGGAGTTACGGAAACTTTTCTTCCTGAGCTTGCATTTGGAAGATCTTGACAGTATGCTGGGCGGGCGCATCGGCACCATTGATGTGCAGGAATGGAAAGAATATACCAGATATGATGGGGGGTACACCCAACAAGATGATCAGATCAACTGGTTCTGGGAG GCCGTGACAAGCATGATGGTTGAAGAGCAACGACGATTGCTCTTCTTCTGGACCTCCGTCGAGTATCTGCCATTTGACGGTTTCCGCGGGCTAGACCTTGGCAGTGGTCTAGTCATATCAAAAGCATCATCGAAGATCTCGGAGCATCTCCCTTCATCGTCCACCTGCATTTACCAACTGAACCTACCAATGTATACCTCCTTCGCCATGATGTTGAGCCGGCTACAGAAGATCACCCAGGAGCATGTGAGCAACAGCTTTGGTGAGATATGA
- the LOC123156755 gene encoding glycerophosphodiester phosphodiesterase GDPDL4 has protein sequence MRSGRVPGRGGGDGRGGETAALLCGLLLLLGAADAQGIRRPSSYKTLRGDAPLVIAKGGFSGVFPDSSYGAFSFALLASAPDTSLWCDVQLTKDGVGICLRDINMSNCTNAAQVYPAKNKKEAKYVIDGVPKTGYFSLDFTLSEIQTTISLTQGIYSRTERFDTMYYILSVTDFQSNVKPPSVWLNVQRDIFYKQHGLNMRSYIVSILKSVPVKYISSPELGFLKSISKRVGGRTKLVFRFPDNFLSDPSTNQTYSSLSKNLTFIKTIASGIMVPKTYIWPVTNDNYLEPPTSFVQDAHSAGLEIYASDFANDRIIPYNYSYDPLQEYLSFISDGGFSVDGVLTDYPITASEAIGCFADLNASKADHGKPLIISHNGASGDYPDCTDLAYQNAIKDGADVIDCVLQVTKDRVLICMSSINLLETTNVQMTPFSSRTSVIPEVRGTPGIFTFNLTWNDISDSSLKPKISSPLSTYYLVRNPRYTNNGKFVKFSDFLEFGKDQDLSGIMIIIENAAFMAKSLGFDVLESLTTALNDAGYNNQTTKEVMIQSTDSAVLVKLKQQKAKYKLVYTLPSGIGSASVSSLTDVKEFAEAVVVDRSSFFAQSVHFIINHTSLLTDLQSAGLTVYAQVFRNEFVSQPWDFFGDETVEINSYAQSLKVDGLITDFPKTVRRYKRNSCTGLGNDVPSYMGNVTVGGLAQLLKNQAAPQAQPPSVAPMPKLDASSVQQPPFPPVAPKNAPFGAGPPPGSSPSAAHKTAVSTCILLVVACATLLL, from the exons GCATCCGGCGCCCCTCTTCCTACAAAACCTTACGAG GTGATGCTCCCCTTGTGATCGCCAAAGGTGGATTTTCAGGAGTATTTCCTGATTCCAGTTATGGCGCGTTTTCTTTCGCATTGCTTGCTAGTGCACCTGATACAAGTCTGTGGTGTGATGTGCAACTCACAAAGGATGGTGTTGGAATTTGCCTTCGGGATATAAATATGTCAAACTGCACCAATGCTGCACAAGTCTACCCtgcgaaaaataaaaaagaggcaaaATATGTTATCGATGGCGTGCCAAAAACTGGAtacttctctctggacttcaccttGTCTGAGATTCAAACGACAATTTCTT TAACACAGGGGATTTATTCTCGCACTGAAAGGTTTGATACCATGTATTATATCCTTTCCGTGACAGACTTTCAGTCCAATGTCAAGCCGCCTTCTGTTTGGTTGAATGTTCAG CGTGACATATTCTATAAGCAACATGGTTTGAACATGAGAAGCTACATAGTTTCCATCCTAAAGAGTGTCCCTGTCAAGTATATTTCATCACCTGAGTTGGGTTTCCTCAAAAGTATATCTAAAAGAGTTGGCGGCAGAACAAAGCTTGTGTTTCGCTTTCCTGATAACTTTCTCTCCGATCCTTCTACAAACCAAACTTACAGCTCACTGTCGAAGAACCTAACATTTATTAAGACCATTGCTTCTGGTATCATGGTCCCCAAGACCTACATCTGGCCAGTGACGAATGATAACTATCTGGAGCCTCCAACATCTTTTGTCCAAGATGCCCACAGTGCAGGGCTAGAAATATATGCATCTGACTTCGCAAATGATAGAATTATTCCCTATAACTACAGTTATGATCCCTTGCAAGAATACCTATCATTTATAAGTGATGGCGGCTTCTCTGTGGATGGTGTATTAACAGACTACCCTATTACTGCATCCGAGGCTATTG GCTGTTTTGCTGACTTGAATGCAAGTAAGGCGGATCATG GGAAACCTTTAATCATTTCACATAATGGTGCCAGTGGAGACTACCCAGATTGTACTGATCTTGCCTACCAGAATGCAATTAAGGATGGTGCTGACGTGATTGACTGTGTCCTTCAAGTGACAAAAGATCGAGTTCTTATTTGCATGAGTTCCATCAACCTGCTCGAGACCACCAATGTTCAGATGACACCTTTCAGTTCCCGTACATCTGTCATTCCTGAAGTTCGGGGTACACCAGGGATTTTTACATTCAACCTTACTTGGAATGACATTAGCGATAGTTCTTTGAAAC CCAAGATATCTAGCCCATTGAGTACCTACTATCTTGTAAGAAACCCGAGATACACAAATAATGGGAAGTTTGTCAAGTTCTCGGACTTTCTGGAATTTGGAAAGGATCAGGATTTGTCTGGCATCATGATCATTATCGAG AATGCCGCATTTATGGCGAAGTCATTAGGATTTGATGTTCTCGAGTCCCTAACCACTGCCTTAAATGATGCTGGCTATAATAATCAAACTACCAAGGAAGTCATGATCCAGTCAACAGATAGTGCTGTTCTTGTGAAATTGAAGCAGCAGAAAGCAAAATACAAGCTTGTTTACACTCTCCCGTCAGGCATTGGGTCTGCTTCTGTTTCCTCACTAACAGATGTTAAGGAGTTTGCTGAGGCTGTAGTTGTCGACAGGAGTTCTTTCTTTGCACAAAGTGTGCATTTTATCATCAACCACACCAGCCTTTTGACAGATCTGCAGTCCGCAGGACTAACGGTATACGCGCAGGTGTTCCGCAACGAGTTTGTATCACAACCTTGGGACTTCTTCGGAGATGAAACAGTGGAAATTAATAGCTATGCCCAGTCGCTTAAAGTCGATGGCTTAATCACTGACTTCCCCAAGACAGTGAGGAGATACAAGA GGAATTCTTGTACGGGTTTGGGAAATGACGTGCCCTCCTACATGGGGAACGTTACTGTCGGTGGCCTGGCGCAACTACTCAAGAATCAAGCCGCTCCTCAGGCCCAGCCGCCATCTGTGGCACCAATGCCAAAATTGGACGCATCAAGCGTGCAGCAGCCGCCATTCCCCCCTGTCGCGCCCAAGAATGCACCTTTTGGTGCCGGCCCACCTCCTGGTTCATCGCCTTCTGCTGCTCACAAGACGGCTGTAAGCACCTGCATTCTGCTGGTAGTGGCATGTGCAACTCTTCTGCTTTGA